The nucleotide sequence TCTCGTGGAGGTGGGCGGCGACCGCCTCCCACCGCGGCACGCCCTCGTCCACGTCGGCCAGCGCCTTGAGCCCAGCAGGTGCGCCGTCGGCCTCGCCGACCGCGACCGCGCGGTTGAGGCGGACGACCGGGGTGTCGGCGAAGCGGAGCAGCTCGTCGTACCACTCCACGATCTGGACCCAGTCGGTCTCCTCGACGCGCGGCGCGTCGGCGTGGAGCGCGGCGATCGCCGCCTGCGCCTGGTACTCGCCGAGCCGATCGCGCCCCAGCGCCGCTTGGGCGATGGCGATCCCCTCGGCGATGAGCCCGGTGTCCCATTGGCCGCGGTCCTGGTCAGCGAGAGGCACGATGCTCCCGTCCGGGCGGGTGCGGCTGCGGCGACGGGCGTGGTGCAGGAGCATCAGGGCCAGCAACCCGTGGACCTCGGGCTCGTCCACCAGAGCCGCCAGCTGCCGGGTCAGCCGGATCGCCTCGGCCGCGAGATCGACGTCACCGGAGTAGCCCTCGTTGAAGACCAGGTACAGCACCCGCATCACCGTGCGGACGTCGCCGGGACGATCGACCCCGGCCCGGCCGACCGTGCGCTTGGCCCGGCTGATGCGCTGCGCCATGGTGCGCTCGGGCACCAGGTACGCCCGAGCGATCTGGCGGGTGGTGAGGCCACCCACGGCCCGGAGGGTCAGGGCGACCGCGGAGGACGGCGTCAGATCGGGGTGCGCGCACAGGAAGTAGAGGCCCAGCGTGTCATCCGCGCTCGGGCCGGCGCCGGCCGGCGGTTCGGTGTCGAACCGGACCTCCCGGTCGCGACGCGCCGCGTCCGACCGCGTCGTGTCGAGGAAGGCCCTCCACGCGACCGTGATGAGCCACCCCGTGGGGTCGGCGGGCCACTCCTCCCCCCACGCCGAGAGCGCCCGGATGAGCGCCTCCTGGACGGCGTCCTCGGCCGTGGCGAAGTCCGCCCCGCGACGGACGAGGACGCTCAGGACCCGGGGGACGAGCTCGCGCCGCTCGGCGTCGTCCGCGGTCACTGGGTGACGGTGGGCGGTGCGGCCAGGAACGGGCGGACCTCCAGCCACTCGTGGATCGGTTCGCCGCCGGCCCCGGGGGCGGCCGACAGCTCGCCGGCCAGCTCGACGGCGCGCTCGTAGCTGTCGACGTCGATCACCATCCACCCCGCGATCAGGTCCTTGGTCTCGGCGAACGGGCAGTCGGTCACCGGCGGGCGCCCCTCGCCGTCGTGGCGGACCCACACGCCGTCGGGCGACAGCGCCTGCCCATCGACGAACTCGCCGCTGCTCTCGAGTCGAGCGGCGAAGTCGTTCATGTACCGGATGTGGGCCTCGACCTCGTCGGGCGTCCACTGGTCCATCGGGACGCAGTTGACGGCCGCCGGTGCGCCTCGGTAGTGCTTGAGCAACAGGTACTTGGCCATGGTGGTCTCCTTGTGACGCCGGCCCTGCTGGCCGGGTGCATCCCTGGGACGGAGCAGGTCCCGAGATCTCGACATCGTCGCCGAGATTCGTCACGAAGGCCCTGAGGCCATCAGAGCGCGCCGATCGCAGCCCGCCCTACGAGGACCGCCTGGCACGGGCGGTGATCAGGGCCCCGCTCGTCGAGAGGCCCACCGGCCGGTCCCGCCGAGGTCGAAGAGGCCGGCCAGCTCCTCACGGTCGCTGGTGCCGAGCTGGTCGGGCATTGCGGTGGTCCGCCTACCTGGGGCGGGCGGGGCTAGCGCAGGTGGAGGCGGCGGCCGTCGATGACGCCTCCGGCCTGGCCCGAGCACCAGTGGCGGGCCGCCGCGTCCTGGGCGGCGATGATGGCTTCGGCCTCGGCCCGTGAGGGGCGGCCGGCGTTCTCGGCTCGGGTTCGCAGGGCGGTGCCGGCCTGCTCGTGGGTCAGTTGGTACTGGACCATGAGGATCCCGGTGGCGGCGGCGATGACCTCCGCCTCGTCGAGGCCCTCGAGGGCGGGCGGGGCGGCCGTCGGGCCGGGGTGGGACGCGGTGAGCGACACGGTGTCGTCGGTTCCTTCGGGTCGTGTGGCCGCTGCTGGATGAACGGACCTCGGGGCCTTGTGCACCCGGTGGCACCGCTCTGCCCACGCGAGCGCCCTCTACGCACATCTCTGCCGGCCACGCGTGGGGAGGGTGAACAGAGCTGGGCAGAGGTCGCTGGCGGCTCCGGGGACCGCGCCGCTACGGTCCCCGCGGTCACGAACCCGAGAAGTCGGTGCAAGTCCGGCCGCGGTCCCGCCACTGTGACCGGGGAGCGAACCTCGACAGGCGCCACTGGGCCCCTCGGGCCTGGGAAGGCAGGGGGGAGCGGTGATCCGGGAGCCAGGAGACCGGTCGTGGTCGACGTGGGCACCTCGCCCACCCCACGAGGATGGAGGTCATCGGATGGCTGCGACCGTCGCAGGTCCCCAGGGCGCGCTGGTGGGCCGGACGTGACGCCGGGGCGGGCCTGAGGTGCGGGGCGGCCTCGTCGTGTGCGGCACCACCAGCGACGCCGGCAAGTCGTGGCTGGTGGCCGGGCTGTGCCGCCTCCTGGCCCGGCGTGGGGTGTCGGTGGCGCCCTTCAAGGCCCAGAACATGGCCCTCAACGCCCAGGTGACGGCCGACGGCGGCGAGATGGGCCACGCCCAGTGGGTGCAGGCCCTGGCCGCCGGCGTGCCGCCCGAGCGGGCCATGAGCCCGGTGCTGCTGAAGCCCACCGGCCCTCGCACCTGCGAGGTGGTGGTGATGGGGGAGGTCGTCGCCCACCGCACCGCCCCCGAGCACCACGCCACCACCGCGGCGCTGCGCCCGGTCGTCCTCGGCGCCCTGGCCGACCTGCGGCGCCGGTTCGACGTGGTGATCTGCGAGGGGGCCGGCGCCGCGGCGGAGATCAACCTGCTCGATCGCGACCTGGCCAACCTGCCCCTGGCCGCAGCGGCCGGCCTGCCCGCCATCGTGGTCGGCGACATCGACCGGGGTGGCGTGTTCGCCGCCCTCCACGGCACCGTGGACCTGCTGCCCGACGACCTGCGGCGCTGCGTCCGCGGTTTCGTGGTCAACCGCCTGCGGGGCGACCCTGACCTGCTCGGCGACGCCTGCGACCAGCTCGAGGCCCGCAGCGGCGTCCCCACCCTGGGTGTGATCCCGATGGTGCCCGGCACCGACATCGACGCCGAGGACTCCCTGGCCCTGAGCCGGTCCGACGGCAGGGCCACCGCCGGGACGGGCCCCGTGCTCGACGTCGCCGCCGTCTGCTTCCCGCAGGTCGCCAACTTCGGCGACCTCGACCCCTTGCGGCTGGAGCCGTCGGTGGCGGTGCGTTGGGTGCGCTCCGCCGCCGACCTCGGTCGCCCGCACCTGGTGGTGCTGCCCGGCTCCAAGGCCACCCGCGACGACCTGGCCTGGTTCCGGGCCTCGGGGTTGGCCGCCGCCGTCGAGGCGTCGGGGGCGGTGGTGGTGGCCGTGTGCGCCGGCCTGCAGATGGCCGGGCTGCGGATCGAGGACCCCACCGGGGTCGAGGGGGCGCCCGGCGGCGTCGACGGCTTGGGCTGGCTGCCGGTGGCCACCCGCTTCGAGGGCGCCAAGGTGCTCGACCGGCCCCGGGCCCTGGTCGTCGACGGGCCCGGCGCCGGACACCGGGCCGACGGCTACCGCATCCACCACGGCCGGGTGGCGCCCGTACCCGGAGCCCGGACCTGGCTGGAGGACGGCGACGGCGCGCCCATCGGCTGGTGGAGCGACCGGGTGGCGGGCACGTCCCTGCACGCCGTGCTGGAGAGCGACGAGGTCCGGGCCGGGGTGCTCCGCTGGGCCGCGGCCCGAGCCGGGGTGGAGGCGCCTGCCCTGCCCGGCGTGGGCTTCGCCGCCGCCCGTCAGGCCCGTCTCGACCGCATCGCCGATGCCGTGGAGCGCCACCTCGACCTCGACCGGATCGAGGCCCTGATCCGCTCCGCCCGGCCGGTGGCGCCGGTGTGAGCCGGGCCCGGCGGTCGGTTGCCGCGTGGCCTGCCCGGGGCCCGGCGGCCGGCACCGTGACCGAGACGGGCCCGCCGGCTGCCTCAGCCGGGGACGGGCAGGTCCTGGACCGAGGCCAGGGCGGCGGCGACGTGGCGGGCCGCGGCCCACTCCGCCTCGGGGTCACAGCCGCAGCCGAACACGTAGCCCCGCATCGAGCCGACCAGCACGTAGATGTGGTTGGTGACGAGGGCAGGGGAGGCGGGACCCTGCAGCACCAGCCCGTAGGCCACGCCGGGGGCGCCCGGGTCGGCGGGCAGGAGCTCCAGGTGGGCGCTGGACCCCGGTGGCAGGTCCCCGGTGGCGGTGTCGATGACGCACGTGCGCCAGGCCTCGCTGGTCAGGACGCCCAGGGCGGTGTCGACCTCCGCGGTCGAGGGGTGAGCGATGACCTCCACCCGCAGCTCCGGCACGTCGCCGACCCCCAGCCCGGGTACGTCGGGGTGCTCCCCTTCGAGGGCTCGGGCACCGAGGGCCTCGATGGGCGTGCCGTCGCAGGGCTCGGCGCCCTCGCCGGAGGGGACGTCGAGGCCGTCGGATGGGTCGAGGTCGTCCTTGGACGTGATCT is from Acidimicrobiales bacterium and encodes:
- a CDS encoding DUF6596 domain-containing protein codes for the protein MTADDAERRELVPRVLSVLVRRGADFATAEDAVQEALIRALSAWGEEWPADPTGWLITVAWRAFLDTTRSDAARRDREVRFDTEPPAGAGPSADDTLGLYFLCAHPDLTPSSAVALTLRAVGGLTTRQIARAYLVPERTMAQRISRAKRTVGRAGVDRPGDVRTVMRVLYLVFNEGYSGDVDLAAEAIRLTRQLAALVDEPEVHGLLALMLLHHARRRSRTRPDGSIVPLADQDRGQWDTGLIAEGIAIAQAALGRDRLGEYQAQAAIAALHADAPRVEETDWVQIVEWYDELLRFADTPVVRLNRAVAVGEADGAPAGLKALADVDEGVPRWEAVAAHLHE
- a CDS encoding YciI family protein, producing the protein MAKYLLLKHYRGAPAAVNCVPMDQWTPDEVEAHIRYMNDFAARLESSGEFVDGQALSPDGVWVRHDGEGRPPVTDCPFAETKDLIAGWMVIDVDSYERAVELAGELSAAPGAGGEPIHEWLEVRPFLAAPPTVTQ
- a CDS encoding ANTAR domain-containing protein, with the protein product MSLTASHPGPTAAPPALEGLDEAEVIAAATGILMVQYQLTHEQAGTALRTRAENAGRPSRAEAEAIIAAQDAAARHWCSGQAGGVIDGRRLHLR
- a CDS encoding cobyric acid synthase yields the protein MRGGLVVCGTTSDAGKSWLVAGLCRLLARRGVSVAPFKAQNMALNAQVTADGGEMGHAQWVQALAAGVPPERAMSPVLLKPTGPRTCEVVVMGEVVAHRTAPEHHATTAALRPVVLGALADLRRRFDVVICEGAGAAAEINLLDRDLANLPLAAAAGLPAIVVGDIDRGGVFAALHGTVDLLPDDLRRCVRGFVVNRLRGDPDLLGDACDQLEARSGVPTLGVIPMVPGTDIDAEDSLALSRSDGRATAGTGPVLDVAAVCFPQVANFGDLDPLRLEPSVAVRWVRSAADLGRPHLVVLPGSKATRDDLAWFRASGLAAAVEASGAVVVAVCAGLQMAGLRIEDPTGVEGAPGGVDGLGWLPVATRFEGAKVLDRPRALVVDGPGAGHRADGYRIHHGRVAPVPGARTWLEDGDGAPIGWWSDRVAGTSLHAVLESDEVRAGVLRWAAARAGVEAPALPGVGFAAARQARLDRIADAVERHLDLDRIEALIRSARPVAPV